Proteins encoded together in one Bacteroides zoogleoformans window:
- a CDS encoding AMP nucleosidase, with translation MKTKQEIVANWLPRYTKRALEDFGEYILLTNFNKYVEIFAEKFDVPILGKDSNMISASAEGITIINFGMGSPNAAIIMDLLSAIHSKACLFLGKCGGIDKKNRIGDLILPIAAIRGEGTSNDYFPPEVPSLPAFMLQRAVSSAIRDYARDYWTGTVYTTNRRIWEHDEGFKEYLKKTRAMAVDMETATLFSCGFANHIPTGALLLVSDQPMIPEGVKTDKSDNMVTQNYVTEHVEIGIASLRMILDEKKTVKHLKFDW, from the coding sequence ATGAAAACAAAGCAAGAAATAGTAGCTAACTGGCTCCCTCGCTATACCAAACGTGCCTTAGAGGATTTTGGAGAGTATATCCTGTTGACCAACTTCAATAAGTACGTAGAGATTTTTGCAGAGAAGTTTGATGTTCCTATTCTTGGCAAGGATTCCAATATGATATCTGCCAGCGCCGAGGGCATAACGATCATAAACTTTGGAATGGGAAGCCCTAATGCAGCTATTATCATGGATTTATTAAGTGCCATTCATTCCAAAGCTTGTTTGTTTCTTGGCAAATGCGGAGGCATAGATAAGAAAAATAGAATAGGGGACTTGATTTTGCCTATTGCTGCCATCCGGGGCGAAGGAACTTCGAATGACTATTTCCCTCCCGAAGTCCCCTCATTACCCGCATTTATGTTGCAGCGTGCCGTTTCTTCGGCTATTCGCGACTACGCTCGCGACTACTGGACGGGCACTGTCTATACAACCAACCGTAGAATATGGGAGCACGACGAAGGGTTTAAAGAATACCTTAAGAAAACCCGAGCCATGGCCGTCGATATGGAGACAGCCACCTTGTTTAGCTGCGGTTTTGCCAATCATATTCCCACCGGCGCTCTTTTATTGGTATCCGATCAACCCATGATTCCGGAAGGAGTGAAAACCGATAAAAGTGATAACATGGTCACTCAAAACTATGTTACCGAACATGTTGAAATAGGTATTGCTTCCCTGCGCATGATTCTTGATGAGAAGAAAACAGTGAAGCATCTGAAATTTGATTGGTAA
- the holA gene encoding DNA polymerase III subunit delta, whose protein sequence is MAKQETTYDDILKELKAGQYRPIYYLMGEEAYYIDLISDYIINNVLTETEKEFNLSVVYGADVDIATVINAAKRYPMMSERQVIVVKEAQAIRNMEELSYYLQKPLNSTILVMCHKHGALDRRKKLAAEIEKVGILFESKKVKEAQLPAFITSYMKSKGVDLEPKATSMLADFVGTDLSRITGELEKLIITLPKNQTRVTPEQIERNIGISKDYNNFELRSAIVEKDILKANKIVKYFEENPKTNPIQMTLSLLFGFFSNLMLAYYVPEKSEQGIAAFIGLKTPWQSREYLTAMRRYSGVKTMQIIGEIRYADAKSKGVQNASLSDGDILRELVFKILH, encoded by the coding sequence ATGGCAAAGCAAGAAACAACATACGATGATATTCTAAAAGAATTAAAAGCCGGACAATATCGCCCCATCTATTATCTAATGGGAGAGGAAGCATATTACATAGATCTTATTTCTGATTATATCATAAACAACGTTCTCACAGAAACAGAAAAGGAGTTTAACCTGAGTGTTGTTTATGGAGCCGATGTAGATATTGCCACTGTCATCAATGCGGCCAAGCGGTATCCAATGATGTCCGAACGCCAAGTTATAGTTGTAAAGGAAGCTCAGGCCATCCGTAACATGGAAGAGCTTTCATACTACTTGCAGAAGCCATTAAACTCTACTATTCTGGTCATGTGCCATAAGCATGGCGCATTGGATAGGAGAAAAAAACTGGCTGCCGAAATAGAGAAAGTAGGCATTTTATTTGAGTCAAAAAAAGTCAAAGAGGCGCAACTGCCGGCATTTATCACCTCCTATATGAAAAGTAAAGGAGTAGATCTTGAACCTAAAGCCACCTCCATGCTTGCCGATTTTGTCGGAACCGACCTCAGCCGTATTACCGGAGAACTGGAAAAACTAATAATCACTCTTCCCAAAAATCAGACACGTGTTACCCCTGAACAGATAGAGCGTAATATCGGAATCAGCAAAGATTATAATAATTTCGAACTGCGCAGTGCCATAGTAGAGAAAGATATACTAAAAGCCAACAAAATAGTAAAATATTTTGAGGAAAATCCCAAAACCAATCCAATTCAAATGACTTTATCTTTACTTTTCGGCTTCTTCTCCAACCTCATGTTGGCTTATTATGTTCCGGAAAAGTCTGAGCAGGGAATAGCCGCCTTCATTGGATTGAAAACTCCCTGGCAATCTCGTGAATATCTAACCGCAATGCGTAGGTATAGTGGAGTAAAGACTATGCAAATAATCGGAGAGATTCGATATGCCGATGCAAAATCCAAAGGAGTGCAAAACGCTTCTCTAAGCGATGGAGACATTCTTAGGGAATTGGTGTTTAAGATTCTACATTAA
- a CDS encoding helix-turn-helix domain-containing protein: protein MSIKDRFKMVMDREKLTAVAFAESIGVAQSTISHILGSRNKYPSMDIILRLHDRYSDISLDWLLTGAGNMSNESTTATTSDKFDYPLFAENRENLSGRPDEAENHKEMAIEIAQSGNKEVVKQEVIYKERPLRKITEIRIFFDDNTYETFKPETK, encoded by the coding sequence ATGAGCATAAAAGACAGATTCAAGATGGTTATGGATCGGGAAAAACTAACAGCTGTAGCCTTTGCCGAAAGTATAGGTGTAGCCCAATCTACTATTTCTCATATCTTAGGGTCCCGGAATAAATATCCAAGCATGGATATAATTCTCCGATTACATGATCGATATAGTGACATAAGCTTAGATTGGCTGCTCACCGGGGCAGGTAACATGAGTAATGAATCTACTACTGCGACAACAAGCGATAAATTTGACTATCCATTATTTGCTGAGAATCGAGAAAATCTATCCGGCAGGCCGGATGAAGCCGAAAATCACAAGGAAATGGCAATAGAAATAGCCCAAAGTGGAAATAAAGAAGTTGTAAAACAGGAAGTTATCTATAAAGAAAGGCCTCTTAGAAAAATTACCGAGATAAGAATTTTCTTCGATGACAACACGTATGAAACTTTCAAGCCTGAGACTAAGTAA
- a CDS encoding dihydroorotate dehydrogenase electron transfer subunit: MKKFILDLTVTENLRLHANYVLLKLISPSSLPEMQPGQFAEIRVDNSPATFLRRPISINYVDKERNEVWFLIQCVGEGTKHLGEAKIGDKINVILPLGNSFTMPRKASNKLLLVGGGVGTAPMLYLGQQLTLKGHKPTFLLGARSDKDLLQLDQFAAYGDVCTTTEDGSHGEKGYVTQHSILTKVKFEQIYTCGPKPMMVAVAKYAKSKGINCEVSLENMMACGIGACLCCVENTTEGHLCVCKEGPIFNINKLLWQI, from the coding sequence ATGAAAAAATTCATTTTAGATCTGACAGTGACAGAGAACCTTCGCTTACATGCCAACTATGTATTGCTGAAGCTTATTTCTCCATCCTCACTTCCGGAAATGCAGCCGGGACAATTTGCAGAGATTCGTGTGGATAATTCACCCGCCACATTCCTACGTCGTCCTATCTCTATCAACTACGTGGACAAAGAGCGTAATGAGGTCTGGTTCTTAATTCAATGTGTTGGCGAGGGAACCAAGCATTTAGGAGAAGCTAAAATTGGTGATAAAATCAATGTCATATTACCGTTAGGAAATAGCTTCACAATGCCTCGGAAAGCCTCAAATAAGCTTTTATTGGTAGGTGGAGGTGTAGGAACAGCACCGATGCTATATTTAGGTCAACAACTAACGTTAAAAGGCCATAAACCCACCTTCTTATTAGGTGCCAGGAGCGATAAAGACCTGCTTCAATTAGACCAGTTTGCCGCTTACGGTGATGTATGTACTACGACAGAAGATGGCAGCCATGGAGAAAAAGGCTACGTGACCCAACATTCCATACTAACTAAGGTAAAATTTGAACAAATATACACTTGCGGCCCCAAGCCCATGATGGTAGCCGTGGCCAAATATGCCAAAAGTAAAGGAATCAATTGCGAAGTGTCTTTGGAAAATATGATGGCATGTGGCATAGGCGCCTGCTTATGTTGCGTGGAAAATACTACCGAAGGGCATTTATGCGTATGTAAAGAAGGTCCTATTTTTAATATAAACAAACTATTATGGCAGATTTAA
- a CDS encoding dihydroorotate dehydrogenase codes for MADLNVNIGELRMKNPVMTASGTFGYGLEFADFIELARIGGIIVKGTTLHKREGNPYPRMVETPSGMLNAVGLQNKGVHYFVEHIYPSIKDIQTNMIVNVSGSAIEDYVETAAIINELDKISAIELNISCPNVKQGGMAFGITVKGAEEVVKAVRSVYKKTLIVKLSPNVTDIAEIARGVENGGADSVSLINTLLGMAIDAERRRPILSTVTGGMSGAAVKPIALRMVWQVAKSVKIPVIGIGGIMNWKDAVEFMLAGATAIQIGTANFIDPTITVKVADGIDNYLNRHGYTSAKDIIGALEV; via the coding sequence ATGGCAGATTTAAATGTAAATATTGGTGAACTACGAATGAAGAATCCGGTAATGACGGCATCCGGAACATTTGGGTATGGTTTGGAATTTGCCGATTTTATCGAATTAGCGCGAATAGGAGGTATAATTGTAAAGGGAACCACTCTTCACAAACGTGAAGGTAACCCATATCCTCGTATGGTCGAGACTCCTTCGGGTATGTTAAACGCTGTAGGACTGCAAAATAAGGGTGTTCATTACTTTGTTGAACACATTTATCCATCTATTAAAGATATACAAACCAATATGATTGTAAATGTTTCGGGTTCTGCCATTGAAGATTATGTTGAAACTGCTGCAATTATTAATGAACTTGACAAAATTTCTGCTATAGAATTGAACATTTCCTGCCCTAATGTAAAACAGGGAGGAATGGCATTTGGCATCACTGTCAAAGGAGCTGAAGAAGTGGTAAAAGCTGTCCGTTCAGTTTATAAAAAGACGCTTATAGTGAAACTTTCGCCCAATGTTACTGATATTGCAGAAATAGCCCGTGGCGTTGAAAATGGAGGTGCAGATAGCGTTTCCCTCATCAATACCCTTCTTGGAATGGCAATTGATGCGGAACGCAGGCGTCCCATACTCTCTACTGTGACCGGTGGTATGTCCGGAGCAGCCGTAAAACCTATCGCTCTGCGCATGGTATGGCAAGTGGCTAAATCAGTAAAAATACCCGTCATAGGGATAGGAGGAATTATGAATTGGAAAGATGCTGTGGAATTTATGCTTGCAGGCGCCACCGCCATTCAGATAGGTACCGCAAATTTCATAGATCCCACAATAACCGTGAAGGTTGCAGATGGAATCGACAACTATCTAAATAGACATGGATATACATCTGCGAAAGATATAATAGGCGCACTTGAGGTATAA
- the trmD gene encoding tRNA (guanosine(37)-N1)-methyltransferase TrmD gives MRIDIITVLPEMIEGFFNCSIMKRAQNKGLADIYIHNLRDYTDDKYRRVDDYPFGGFAGMVMKIEPIERCIDTLRSRRNYDEVIFTTPDGERFDQPMANTLSLARNLIILCGHFKGIDFRIREYLITKEVSIGDYVLTGGELAAAVMADAIVRIIPGVISDEQSALSDSFQDNLLAAPVYTRPADYKGWKVPDILLSGHEAKIKEWELQQSLERTRRLRPDLLE, from the coding sequence ATGCGTATTGACATTATTACAGTCTTGCCTGAGATGATTGAGGGGTTTTTTAATTGCTCTATCATGAAACGTGCTCAAAATAAGGGGCTTGCTGATATATATATACATAATCTTCGCGATTATACAGATGATAAGTATCGGCGTGTAGACGATTATCCGTTTGGAGGATTTGCCGGAATGGTTATGAAAATAGAGCCTATTGAACGTTGCATTGACACATTGAGGTCCCGGCGGAATTACGATGAAGTAATTTTCACCACTCCAGATGGAGAGCGGTTTGACCAACCAATGGCCAACACATTGTCTCTTGCCCGAAATCTCATCATCCTTTGCGGGCATTTTAAAGGGATTGATTTCCGGATTCGCGAGTATCTGATAACGAAAGAAGTCAGTATCGGAGACTATGTGTTGACCGGTGGAGAATTAGCTGCCGCTGTGATGGCCGATGCCATCGTGCGTATCATACCGGGAGTAATTTCTGATGAGCAGTCTGCGCTTTCCGATTCTTTTCAGGATAACCTGCTGGCCGCACCGGTCTATACGCGTCCGGCAGATTATAAAGGATGGAAAGTTCCTGATATTTTACTATCAGGTCACGAGGCTAAGATTAAGGAATGGGAATTGCAGCAGTCGTTAGAACGGACTCGCAGATTGCGTCCGGATTTATTGGAATAA
- the ligA gene encoding NAD-dependent DNA ligase LigA, whose protein sequence is MTAKEKIDSLRAELHRHNYNYYVLNAPEISDKEFDDMMRELQEIEQSHPEYQDNNSPTMRVGSDINKNFTQVVHKYPMLSLGNTYSEGEVTDFYERVKKLLNEDFEICCELKYDGTSISLTYEDGKLICAVTRGDGEKGDDVTDNVKTIRSIPLILHGNYPKTFEIRGEILMPWVVFEELNHEKEAREEPLFANPRNAASGTLKLQNSAIVASRKLDAYLYYLLGEDLPFDGHYENLQAASKWGFKMSEHTKKVRSLNEIFEYINYWNTERKKLPVATDGIVLKVNSLRQQKNLGFTAKSPRWAIAYKFQAERALTRLNKVSYQVGRTGAVTPVANLEPVLLSGTVVKRASLHNADIIDGLDLHMGDMVYVEKGGEIIPKITGVDKDARTMLIGEKVKFITHCPECGSKLIRYEGEAAHYCPNETACPPQIKGKIEHFISRKAMNIDGLGPETVDAFYRLGLIKDTADLYHLQIGDIKNLERMGEKSAENIINGIAASKEVPFERVLFALGIRFVGETVAKKITKSFTDIEELENANLEKLKNIDEIGEKIAQSIVTYFSNSSNRELVARLKESGLQFCRQEENMSEHTEKLSGQSIVISGIFTHHSREEYKDLIEKNGGKNVGGISSKTSFILAGDNMGPAKLEKAQKLGIKIVSEDEFLTLIS, encoded by the coding sequence ATGACTGCAAAAGAAAAAATAGACAGCCTCCGTGCCGAACTGCATCGGCATAACTACAATTATTATGTGCTCAATGCTCCGGAAATATCAGATAAGGAGTTTGATGACATGATGCGTGAACTGCAAGAGATAGAACAGAGTCATCCTGAATACCAAGATAATAACTCGCCCACAATGCGGGTTGGAAGCGACATAAACAAGAACTTCACACAGGTAGTGCACAAATACCCCATGCTCTCATTAGGAAATACCTACTCCGAAGGTGAAGTAACCGATTTCTATGAAAGAGTGAAGAAATTGCTGAATGAAGATTTCGAAATATGTTGCGAATTGAAATACGATGGTACCTCCATCTCACTGACTTACGAAGACGGCAAATTGATATGTGCCGTCACTCGCGGTGATGGAGAAAAAGGTGATGATGTCACGGATAATGTAAAAACAATCCGCAGCATTCCACTGATTCTTCATGGCAATTATCCGAAAACTTTCGAAATCAGAGGAGAAATTCTAATGCCCTGGGTGGTTTTTGAAGAATTGAACCATGAGAAAGAGGCTCGCGAAGAACCTCTTTTTGCCAATCCGCGTAATGCGGCCTCGGGTACACTCAAGCTACAAAACTCCGCCATTGTAGCCTCCCGTAAGTTGGACGCTTACCTTTACTATCTTCTGGGAGAAGATTTACCTTTCGACGGTCACTATGAAAATCTGCAAGCTGCATCTAAGTGGGGATTTAAAATGTCTGAACACACGAAAAAAGTGCGTAGCTTGAATGAAATCTTTGAATACATCAATTATTGGAACACCGAACGCAAAAAACTCCCTGTGGCCACGGATGGTATCGTGCTAAAGGTGAATAGTTTGAGACAACAAAAAAATCTTGGTTTCACAGCCAAATCTCCTCGTTGGGCCATAGCCTATAAATTTCAGGCAGAACGTGCCCTAACACGCTTGAACAAAGTCAGTTATCAGGTGGGGCGTACCGGTGCCGTGACTCCTGTAGCCAACCTGGAACCGGTACTGTTGTCCGGCACTGTTGTGAAAAGAGCTTCTCTGCATAATGCAGACATTATTGACGGGTTGGATTTACACATGGGCGATATGGTATATGTGGAAAAAGGCGGTGAAATTATTCCCAAAATAACCGGGGTTGACAAAGATGCCCGTACCATGCTTATCGGTGAAAAAGTGAAGTTTATAACCCATTGTCCCGAATGTGGCAGCAAACTGATACGCTATGAAGGCGAAGCGGCTCACTATTGTCCCAATGAAACGGCTTGCCCCCCCCAGATTAAAGGGAAAATAGAACATTTTATAAGCCGGAAAGCCATGAATATAGATGGATTGGGACCGGAGACCGTAGATGCATTCTATCGATTAGGCCTGATAAAAGATACCGCTGACCTATACCACCTTCAGATCGGCGATATAAAGAACTTGGAACGTATGGGCGAAAAATCTGCCGAGAACATCATCAATGGCATTGCAGCAAGCAAAGAAGTTCCTTTTGAAAGAGTTCTTTTTGCGTTAGGCATACGCTTTGTGGGCGAGACAGTGGCCAAAAAAATAACCAAATCGTTTACGGACATTGAGGAATTAGAAAATGCCAACCTTGAAAAGCTGAAAAACATCGATGAAATCGGTGAAAAAATAGCCCAAAGCATTGTTACTTACTTCTCCAATTCATCCAATAGAGAGTTAGTGGCACGTTTAAAAGAAAGTGGCTTGCAGTTCTGTCGGCAAGAAGAAAATATGAGCGAACATACCGAGAAATTGTCCGGGCAATCCATCGTAATCAGCGGTATATTCACTCACCACTCAAGAGAAGAGTACAAAGATTTGATTGAGAAAAACGGAGGAAAAAACGTAGGTGGCATTTCATCCAAGACAAGTTTTATCTTAGCCGGTGATAATATGGGACCTGCCAAATTAGAAAAAGCACAGAAATTGGGAATAAAGATTGTGAGCGAAGATGAGTTTTTGACGCTTATTTCCTAA
- the dapA gene encoding 4-hydroxy-tetrahydrodipicolinate synthase, producing the protein MIQAKLKGMGVALITPFKEDESVDYDALMRLVDYQLQNNTDFLCVLGTTAETPTLTEEEKKKIKKMVIERVNGRIPILLGVGGNNTRSVVETLKKDDFTGVDAILSVVPYYNKPSQEGIYQHYKAISAATELPIVLYNVPGRTGVNMKAETTLRIARDFKNVIAIKEASGDITQMDDIIKDKPANFDVISGDDGITFPLITLGAVGIISVIGNAFPCEFSRMVRLALQGDYANALTIHHRFAELFKLLFVDGNPAGVKAMLNAMGMIENKLRLPLVPTRITTFEAMRKILNELNIKC; encoded by the coding sequence ATGATACAGGCCAAATTGAAAGGAATGGGGGTAGCACTGATTACTCCGTTTAAAGAGGATGAAAGCGTTGATTACGATGCATTAATGCGTTTGGTAGACTATCAACTTCAAAACAATACAGATTTCCTCTGTGTGCTTGGCACTACGGCAGAAACTCCGACTTTAACAGAAGAAGAGAAGAAAAAAATCAAGAAGATGGTTATCGAACGTGTAAACGGCAGAATCCCCATTCTGCTTGGTGTGGGCGGAAACAACACCCGCTCTGTCGTAGAAACACTGAAAAAAGACGATTTCACCGGAGTAGATGCCATTCTTTCTGTTGTGCCCTACTACAACAAACCTTCGCAAGAAGGTATTTATCAACATTATAAAGCCATTTCGGCAGCAACAGAATTACCCATCGTGCTCTATAATGTCCCGGGGCGCACCGGAGTAAATATGAAAGCAGAGACAACTTTACGCATTGCCCGTGATTTCAAAAATGTAATAGCCATTAAAGAAGCCTCAGGAGACATTACGCAGATGGATGATATCATCAAGGATAAACCCGCAAATTTTGATGTTATTTCGGGTGATGACGGCATAACTTTCCCCCTCATCACTTTAGGGGCCGTCGGTATCATTTCTGTTATCGGAAACGCGTTTCCCTGTGAATTCAGCCGTATGGTACGCTTGGCGCTACAGGGAGATTACGCAAATGCACTGACCATCCATCATAGGTTTGCAGAGCTTTTCAAACTTTTGTTTGTAGATGGAAACCCGGCCGGCGTAAAAGCAATGCTCAATGCCATGGGGATGATTGAGAACAAGCTTCGGCTGCCATTAGTGCCAACCCGAATCACAACCTTTGAGGCCATGCGTAAGATTCTTAATGAGCTAAACATCAAATGCTAA
- a CDS encoding patatin-like phospholipase family protein: MKRFLLFFSFLLCILMAQAQKVGLVLSGGGAKGMTHIGIIRALEENNIPIDYITGTSMGAIIGSLYAMGYSPDDMESLLRSPDFKRWYSGKVESKYEYYFKKNRLSPEFFNIRFSFRDSLKVKPQILPTSMVNPVQMNLVFVELFARATATCKGNFNKLFVPFRCIASDVYNKKPLVLSKGDLGDAVRASMSFPFVFKPIEIDGVLAYDGGIYNNFPTDVMREDFHPDVIIGSVVAGNPGKPEENDLMSQLENMIMQKTDYTIPDSLGIVMTFKYDDVNLLDFDRLQELHDIGYNRALNMMDSIRSRINRRVNMDNVRLRRLVFRSNLPQFRFRKIFIEGANERQQSYIKKEFHDEDYEVFTYEDMKRGYFRLLADNMISEIVPHAVYNPETDLYELHLKVKMEDNLTARLGGSVSTTSSNQIYFGVGYQSLNYYPKEITFDGQLGKIYNNAQLMAKIDLPTRIPISFRFITSVSTFDYYKKDKLFSKNDKPSFNSKEERFAKLMVSVPFLANKRTEFSFGYGKLVDNYFQSSLIDFDKDRSDRNTYKLWGGSIGFCGSTLNARQYPTKGYWEKLVAQIFTGRETFLPGNKQEKKSSIKERQSWLQISYVKEAYHTMTPKLTLGWMAEALYSSKNFSENYAATMMQAGEFAPTPHSQLMYNEAFRANQYVAAGIKPVYIINNKFHLRTEFYGFAPIFPIRKNALNKAYYGKTFSRFEYMGEISLICHLPFGAISAYLNHYSSPRREWNVGMTIGWQLFNYRFVE, encoded by the coding sequence ATGAAAAGATTTTTATTATTTTTCTCGTTTCTTTTATGTATCCTTATGGCGCAAGCCCAGAAAGTGGGGCTTGTATTGAGTGGTGGCGGAGCAAAAGGCATGACTCATATAGGCATCATCCGCGCTTTGGAAGAGAACAATATCCCCATTGATTATATAACCGGAACGTCTATGGGGGCCATTATCGGATCTTTGTATGCTATGGGGTATTCTCCTGACGATATGGAGTCTTTGTTGCGTTCGCCCGATTTCAAGCGTTGGTATTCAGGTAAGGTAGAGTCCAAATACGAATATTATTTTAAGAAGAATCGTCTTTCGCCGGAGTTTTTCAATATTCGTTTCTCATTCAGGGATTCTCTGAAGGTAAAGCCGCAGATACTTCCCACAAGTATGGTCAATCCGGTACAGATGAATTTGGTTTTTGTAGAATTGTTTGCACGCGCTACAGCGACTTGCAAAGGCAATTTCAATAAATTATTTGTACCATTTCGTTGTATAGCTTCCGATGTATACAATAAAAAGCCTTTGGTGCTGAGTAAAGGTGATTTGGGAGACGCCGTGCGTGCTTCCATGAGTTTCCCTTTTGTTTTCAAGCCGATAGAGATAGACGGTGTACTTGCTTATGACGGGGGGATCTATAATAATTTCCCCACCGACGTGATGCGCGAAGATTTTCATCCGGATGTAATTATAGGCAGTGTAGTAGCCGGCAACCCGGGAAAGCCGGAGGAAAATGATTTGATGAGCCAGTTGGAAAATATGATAATGCAAAAAACCGACTATACTATCCCCGATTCGTTAGGCATTGTGATGACTTTCAAGTACGATGACGTGAATCTGTTGGATTTTGACCGCTTGCAGGAGTTGCATGACATAGGCTACAATCGGGCGTTGAATATGATGGATTCCATCAGAAGTCGCATTAACCGTAGGGTGAATATGGATAATGTACGCCTCCGGCGTTTGGTTTTCAGGAGCAACCTGCCTCAGTTCCGCTTTCGAAAAATATTTATAGAGGGAGCTAACGAACGGCAACAATCTTATATTAAGAAAGAGTTTCATGATGAAGACTACGAGGTATTTACTTATGAAGATATGAAACGAGGTTATTTTCGTTTGCTGGCAGATAATATGATATCGGAAATTGTGCCTCATGCGGTTTATAATCCTGAAACAGATTTGTATGAACTGCATTTAAAAGTGAAGATGGAGGATAATCTCACTGCGAGATTAGGTGGAAGCGTGTCTACTACCAGTTCGAATCAGATTTATTTCGGAGTGGGATATCAGAGTTTGAATTACTATCCCAAAGAAATAACTTTTGATGGCCAGCTGGGAAAGATTTATAATAATGCTCAATTAATGGCAAAGATAGACTTACCTACTCGCATCCCTATATCTTTTCGTTTTATCACTTCGGTGAGTACGTTCGATTACTACAAAAAAGATAAATTGTTCTCAAAGAATGATAAGCCATCATTCAATTCAAAAGAAGAACGTTTCGCGAAACTCATGGTGTCTGTTCCCTTTTTAGCGAATAAACGCACCGAATTCAGTTTTGGATATGGCAAGTTAGTCGATAACTATTTTCAGTCCAGCCTCATTGACTTTGATAAGGACCGTTCTGACAGGAATACATATAAGCTTTGGGGAGGTTCCATCGGTTTTTGTGGAAGTACTTTGAATGCACGCCAATATCCAACAAAAGGATATTGGGAGAAACTGGTCGCACAGATTTTTACGGGTAGAGAAACCTTTTTGCCAGGTAATAAACAGGAGAAAAAAAGTAGTATCAAGGAACGTCAGTCATGGTTGCAAATCTCTTATGTGAAAGAGGCATATCACACAATGACGCCCAAGTTGACGTTAGGGTGGATGGCAGAAGCACTCTATTCATCGAAGAACTTTTCCGAAAATTATGCGGCAACAATGATGCAGGCCGGAGAATTCGCGCCGACTCCGCACAGTCAATTGATGTATAATGAGGCTTTCCGTGCCAATCAGTATGTAGCGGCCGGCATCAAACCTGTTTATATTATAAACAACAAGTTTCATCTTCGAACCGAGTTTTATGGATTCGCACCCATTTTTCCGATAAGGAAGAATGCCTTAAACAAGGCTTATTATGGAAAAACATTTTCTCGTTTTGAATATATGGGAGAGATTTCTCTCATTTGTCATTTACCTTTCGGAGCAATCTCTGCCTATTTAAATCATTATAGCTCACCAAGAAGAGAGTGGAACGTGGGGATGACCATAGGTTGGCAACTGTTCAATTATCGTTTTGTCGAATAA